The following proteins are encoded in a genomic region of Arachis stenosperma cultivar V10309 chromosome 4, arast.V10309.gnm1.PFL2, whole genome shotgun sequence:
- the LOC130975460 gene encoding uncharacterized protein LOC130975460, with protein MDDQEQVLLGGPWMIFSHYIAVKPWTPNFKPCEDTFGETMVWIRIAGLSIWYYQDKAIMRIASASAERGKFARTYVQINLGFLLVQSVIIDEFKYKVEYECLHLICDKCNYFGYPATDCRMTPIESEKVDRKETSVTETTTRVVQPQEASKEKIF; from the coding sequence ATGGACGATCAAGAGCAGGTTTTACTAGGGGGGCCATGGATGATCTTCAGTCACTATATTGCCGTCAAGCCATGGACACCGAATTTTAAACCTTGTGAGGACACTTTTGGGGAGACTATGGTTTGGATTAGAATTGCTGGTTTGAGCATATGGTACTATCAGGATAAAGCCATTATGAGAATTGCTTCTGCTTCGGCGGAGCGGGGGAAATTTGCTCGGACTTACGTGCAAATTAATCTTGGTTTTTTGCTGGTCCAGAGTGTGATTATCGATGAGTTTAAATACAAGGTGGAGTATGAATGCTTACACCTTATTTGTGATAAGTGCAATTATTTCGGGTATCCAGCAACTGACTGCAGAATGACCCCAATAGAGTCAGAAAAGGTGGATCGAAAGGAAACATCAGTGACCGAGACGACGACCCGGGTGGTGCAGCCACAAGAAGCCTCAAaggaaaaaattttttga